The Desulfohalovibrio reitneri genome contains a region encoding:
- the nusB gene encoding transcription antitermination factor NusB has protein sequence MAQQRTGARSEGRAKAFQILYGLTYVPPARGLDSLPHVLAESPALWNEDVSERARQFAAQLVEGVWSRMDELDEVITRFSTHWKVNRIGRIELTVLRLALYEMLYVPDMPLKVAINEGVELAKSYGDEASSTFVNGILDAAARAVNKGELGTGKEI, from the coding sequence ATGGCGCAGCAGCGGACCGGAGCGCGCAGCGAAGGGCGCGCCAAGGCCTTCCAGATTCTTTACGGGCTGACCTACGTGCCGCCCGCGCGCGGGCTGGACAGTCTGCCCCACGTGCTGGCCGAAAGCCCCGCCCTGTGGAACGAGGACGTGTCCGAGCGGGCGCGGCAGTTCGCCGCCCAGCTGGTGGAAGGGGTGTGGTCCCGCATGGACGAGTTGGACGAGGTCATCACCCGCTTCTCCACCCACTGGAAGGTCAACCGCATCGGCCGCATCGAGCTGACCGTGCTGCGGCTGGCCCTCTACGAGATGCTGTACGTGCCGGACATGCCGCTGAAGGTGGCCATCAACGAGGGCGTGGAACTGGCCAAGTCGTACGGCGACGAGGCCTCCTCCACCTTCGTCAACGGCATCCTGGACGCGGCCGCGAGGGCCGTGAACAAGGGCGAGCTGGGCACCGGCAAGGAAATCTGA
- a CDS encoding bifunctional 3,4-dihydroxy-2-butanone-4-phosphate synthase/GTP cyclohydrolase II produces MTQSHEPPLCSAEEAIAEIRKGRMIILVDDEDRENEGDLTIAAEHVTPEVINFMATHGRGLICLAMSPPMVERLDLPMMATRNESSFGTNFTVSIEARQGVTTGISAFDRAHTIQTAVADEAKPDDLVTPGHVFPLRAKSGGVLVRTGQTEGSVDMAKLVGLKPAAVICEIMNEDGSMARMPDLVEFAKKHDLKIATIADLIAYRMRFGDHTVTRVGEAKLPTCFGEFNIRAFDSTSDGRTHIALTLGDVDDGDPVLVRVHSECLTGDVFASMRCDCGPQLHTAMRRVQEEGRGVILYMRQEGRGIGLANKIKAYHLQDKGMDTVQANEELGFAPDMRDYGTGAQILVALGVRKMRLLTNNPKKMVGLEGYGLEITERVSIECEACDLNLRYLETKRDKMGHLLDLKPHQENE; encoded by the coding sequence ATGACCCAATCGCACGAACCGCCCCTTTGCTCGGCCGAGGAGGCCATCGCGGAAATCCGCAAGGGGCGGATGATCATCCTCGTGGACGACGAGGACCGAGAGAACGAAGGCGACCTGACCATCGCCGCCGAACACGTCACCCCCGAGGTGATCAATTTCATGGCCACCCACGGCCGGGGCCTCATCTGCCTGGCCATGAGCCCCCCCATGGTGGAGCGGCTGGACCTGCCCATGATGGCCACCCGCAACGAGTCCTCCTTCGGGACCAACTTCACGGTCTCCATCGAGGCGCGCCAGGGCGTGACCACCGGCATCTCCGCCTTCGACCGGGCGCACACCATCCAGACCGCCGTGGCCGACGAGGCCAAGCCGGACGACCTGGTCACGCCGGGACACGTCTTTCCCCTGCGGGCCAAGAGCGGCGGCGTGCTGGTGCGCACCGGCCAGACCGAGGGCAGCGTGGACATGGCCAAGCTGGTCGGGCTCAAGCCCGCAGCCGTTATCTGCGAGATCATGAATGAGGACGGCTCCATGGCCCGCATGCCGGACCTGGTGGAGTTCGCCAAAAAGCACGACCTCAAGATCGCCACCATCGCCGACCTCATCGCCTACCGCATGCGCTTCGGCGACCACACCGTCACCCGCGTGGGCGAGGCCAAGCTGCCCACCTGCTTCGGCGAGTTCAACATCCGCGCCTTCGACTCCACCTCCGACGGCCGCACCCACATCGCCCTGACCCTGGGCGACGTCGACGACGGCGACCCCGTGCTGGTGCGTGTGCACTCCGAGTGCCTCACCGGCGACGTCTTCGCCTCCATGCGCTGTGACTGCGGCCCCCAGCTGCACACGGCCATGCGCCGGGTGCAGGAGGAGGGGCGCGGGGTCATCCTCTACATGCGCCAGGAGGGCCGGGGCATCGGCCTGGCCAACAAGATCAAGGCCTACCACCTGCAGGACAAGGGCATGGACACGGTGCAGGCCAACGAGGAGCTGGGCTTCGCCCCGGACATGCGCGACTACGGCACCGGGGCGCAGATCCTGGTGGCCCTGGGCGTGCGCAAGATGCGCCTTCTGACCAACAACCCCAAGAAGATGGTCGGCCTCGAGGGCTACGGGCTGGAGATCACCGAACGCGTGTCCATCGAGTGCGAGGCCTGCGACCTGAACCTGCGCTACCTGGAAACCAAGCGCGACAAGATGGGCCACCTGCTTGACCTCAAACCGCACCAGGAGAACGAATAA
- a CDS encoding DNA polymerase III subunit delta, whose amino-acid sequence MARPGFSILVCPDPELIKQQVRRLLADGGFDRRVHFGDEGLDQDFWTDLGSPGLLGGNKALVLRRAEKLPADQVRSLTPQLGGFNDACWPIFCLEGPWEKKKPRIPAHWKKEKFWSVAERKGWLWQSPGLDRAGVERMAREWAEARGITVPRELAREFSSRLPPDAAAVASELDKLELALGERRELAREDLDLLAPPEEGLEIWAVLDALTKGQAGAGVWREVLRHRTSSESLLFPLLAGLTRDARQMWMILHGENPGLPGWLADKKAPVAKRLGVAGLRRLFRLALEAEVRVKTGEMKEEQALQHLVSDLGSLASAPGGRG is encoded by the coding sequence ATGGCCAGGCCGGGTTTCAGCATCCTCGTCTGCCCCGATCCCGAACTGATCAAGCAACAGGTGCGGCGGCTGCTGGCGGACGGCGGCTTCGACCGCCGCGTGCACTTCGGGGACGAGGGCCTGGACCAGGACTTCTGGACCGATCTGGGCAGCCCCGGGCTGCTGGGCGGCAACAAGGCCCTGGTCCTGCGCAGGGCGGAAAAGCTGCCCGCCGACCAGGTCCGTTCCCTGACACCGCAGCTGGGCGGCTTCAACGACGCCTGCTGGCCCATCTTCTGTCTGGAAGGCCCTTGGGAAAAGAAAAAGCCCAGGATTCCAGCCCACTGGAAGAAAGAAAAGTTCTGGAGCGTGGCCGAGCGCAAGGGCTGGCTGTGGCAGAGCCCCGGCCTGGATCGCGCCGGGGTGGAGCGCATGGCCAGGGAATGGGCCGAGGCGCGAGGCATCACCGTGCCGCGTGAACTGGCCAGAGAATTTTCCTCCCGTCTGCCGCCCGACGCCGCGGCCGTGGCCTCGGAGCTGGACAAGCTGGAACTGGCCCTGGGCGAGCGGCGCGAACTCGCCCGCGAGGACCTGGACCTGCTGGCCCCGCCCGAGGAGGGCCTTGAAATCTGGGCCGTGCTGGACGCCCTGACCAAGGGGCAGGCCGGAGCCGGCGTCTGGCGCGAGGTGCTGCGGCACCGCACCTCTTCCGAAAGCCTCCTTTTCCCCCTGCTGGCCGGACTGACCCGCGACGCGCGGCAGATGTGGATGATCCTGCACGGCGAGAACCCCGGCCTGCCAGGCTGGTTAGCGGACAAGAAGGCCCCCGTGGCCAAACGGCTGGGCGTGGCCGGCCTGAGGCGTCTGTTCCGCCTGGCCCTGGAGGCCGAGGTGCGGGTCAAGACCGGCGAGATGAAGGAAGAGCAGGCCCTGCAGCATTTGGTGTCCGACCTGGGCTCGCTGGCCTCCGCCCCCGGGGGTCGAGGGTGA
- the lptE gene encoding LPS assembly lipoprotein LptE has product MRTVIRLLLPALLLLAACGCARYGFGGGQAELPDDVRALDVREVENPTMETGLPAELMASFRDEITRREGLSWAPRERADGLVDLEIERYSVTSSVVGERQETLQFSANVRLNAEIVRRADGKRLWNGTAAYAQTFQAVGEEEARRRAVDLAVRRLVDKLTDAY; this is encoded by the coding sequence ATGCGTACGGTAATCCGACTCCTCCTCCCGGCCCTTCTCCTGCTCGCGGCCTGCGGCTGCGCCCGCTACGGCTTCGGCGGCGGCCAGGCCGAACTGCCCGACGACGTCCGCGCCCTGGACGTGCGCGAGGTGGAGAACCCCACCATGGAGACCGGCCTGCCCGCCGAGCTCATGGCCTCCTTCCGCGACGAGATCACCCGCCGCGAGGGGCTGTCCTGGGCGCCGCGCGAGCGGGCCGACGGACTGGTGGATTTGGAAATCGAACGCTACTCCGTGACCTCCTCGGTTGTTGGCGAACGGCAGGAGACTTTGCAGTTCTCGGCCAACGTGCGCCTCAACGCTGAAATCGTCCGCCGGGCCGACGGCAAACGGCTGTGGAACGGCACGGCCGCCTACGCCCAGACCTTCCAGGCCGTGGGCGAGGAGGAAGCGCGCCGACGCGCCGTGGACCTGGCCGTCCGCCGCCTGGTGGACAAACTCACCGACGCGTACTGA
- the lon gene encoding endopeptidase La: MNDDTRLDGLFAAEYNAGEGEERPLIEYEFVEEGDIENPLDETAEGDDEKSQLDIPTHMPVMPVRDIVVFNYMILPLFVGREKSVQAVDAALNANRFILILTQKDETVEDPGPDDLHEVGTVCMIMRMLKMPDGRLKVLVQGLSRARVTDFTSEDPFMSANLEVIEEHDVEETTSEVEALMRSSREQSEKIMQLRGVSSDDIASVLASVEEPGRLADLIASNLRMKVEDAQAILETQDHVKRLKLVNEQLLKEAEVASMQHKIQSMAKEGMDKAQKDYFLREQLKAIRRELGEEGGETEEFEELRENIEKAGMPKEVKKEAEKQLKRLESMHPDSSEATVIRTYLDWMVELPWKKASRDRLDIKEAKRILDEDHYDLERVKDRILEYLSVRKLNPKMKSPILCFVGPPGVGKTSLGRSVARSLGRKFQRMSLGGMRDEAEIRGHRRTYIGAMPGRIIQAIKQCGTRNPVLMLDEIDKVGADFRGDPSSALLEVLDPEQNDTFQDHYLNVPFDLSKVMFICTANVLDTIPGPLRDRMEIIRLEGYTEQEKVKIARRFIIPRQAKENGLKEEEVQIGDKVLAKVIREYTREAGLRNLEREVGSIFRKFARRKAEGEEGPFRLTTKSLQNMLGVPPFREDERERELPPGVATGLAWTPYGGEMLHVEVTTMKGKGKLTLTGQLGEVMKESAQAAMSYARAKAKELGIDPEFNENRDIHIHVPAGATPKDGPSAGITLVTALISALTGQGVCNETAMTGEITLRGRVLPVGGIKEKILAAVAAGMKTVIIPKQNEKDLQDVPNELRRKIKIHTVEKIDEVWPLACNAEPGEKKGKGGKKKAA; the protein is encoded by the coding sequence ATGAACGACGATACCCGCCTCGACGGCCTGTTCGCCGCGGAATACAACGCAGGGGAAGGAGAAGAGCGCCCCCTCATCGAATACGAGTTCGTTGAGGAGGGGGACATCGAGAACCCCCTGGACGAGACCGCCGAAGGGGACGACGAGAAGAGCCAGCTGGACATCCCCACGCACATGCCGGTCATGCCGGTGCGCGACATCGTGGTCTTCAACTACATGATCCTGCCCCTCTTCGTGGGCCGGGAGAAATCCGTGCAGGCCGTGGACGCGGCCCTGAACGCCAACCGCTTCATCCTCATCCTCACCCAGAAGGACGAGACCGTGGAGGACCCCGGTCCGGACGACCTGCACGAAGTGGGCACCGTGTGCATGATCATGCGCATGCTGAAGATGCCCGACGGCCGCCTGAAGGTGCTGGTGCAGGGCCTCTCCCGCGCCCGGGTCACGGACTTCACCTCCGAGGACCCCTTCATGAGCGCCAACCTCGAAGTCATCGAGGAGCACGACGTGGAGGAGACCACCTCCGAGGTGGAGGCGCTGATGCGCTCCTCCCGCGAGCAGAGCGAAAAAATCATGCAGCTGCGCGGCGTCTCCTCCGACGACATCGCCTCGGTGCTGGCCAGCGTGGAGGAACCCGGCCGCCTGGCCGACCTCATCGCCTCCAACCTGCGCATGAAGGTGGAGGACGCCCAGGCCATCCTGGAGACCCAGGACCACGTCAAGCGCCTCAAGCTGGTCAACGAACAGCTTCTCAAGGAGGCCGAGGTGGCCTCCATGCAGCACAAGATCCAGTCCATGGCCAAGGAGGGCATGGACAAGGCGCAGAAGGACTACTTCCTGCGCGAGCAGCTCAAGGCCATCCGCCGCGAACTGGGCGAGGAAGGCGGCGAGACCGAGGAATTCGAGGAGCTGCGCGAGAATATCGAGAAGGCGGGCATGCCCAAGGAGGTCAAGAAGGAGGCCGAAAAGCAGCTCAAGCGGCTGGAGTCCATGCATCCGGACTCCTCCGAGGCCACCGTCATCCGCACCTACCTGGACTGGATGGTTGAGCTGCCCTGGAAGAAGGCTTCCCGCGACCGCCTGGACATCAAGGAGGCCAAGCGCATCCTGGACGAGGACCACTACGACCTGGAGCGGGTCAAGGACCGCATCCTGGAGTACCTCTCCGTGCGCAAGCTCAACCCCAAGATGAAGAGCCCCATCCTCTGCTTCGTGGGCCCTCCGGGCGTGGGCAAGACCTCCCTGGGCCGCTCCGTGGCCCGCTCGCTGGGGCGCAAGTTCCAGCGCATGAGCCTGGGCGGCATGCGCGACGAGGCCGAGATTCGCGGCCACCGCCGCACCTACATCGGGGCCATGCCCGGCCGCATCATTCAGGCCATCAAGCAGTGCGGCACCCGCAACCCGGTGCTCATGCTGGACGAGATCGACAAGGTGGGCGCCGACTTCCGGGGCGACCCCTCCTCCGCCCTGCTGGAGGTGCTGGACCCGGAGCAGAACGACACCTTCCAGGACCACTACCTCAACGTGCCCTTCGACCTCTCCAAGGTGATGTTCATTTGCACGGCCAACGTGCTGGACACCATCCCCGGCCCCCTGCGCGACCGCATGGAGATCATCCGGCTTGAAGGCTACACCGAGCAGGAGAAGGTCAAGATCGCCCGCCGCTTCATCATCCCCCGACAGGCCAAGGAGAACGGCCTCAAGGAGGAGGAAGTGCAGATCGGCGACAAGGTGCTGGCCAAGGTCATCCGCGAGTACACGCGCGAGGCCGGGCTGCGCAACCTGGAGCGCGAGGTGGGCTCCATCTTCCGCAAGTTCGCCCGCCGCAAGGCCGAGGGCGAGGAAGGCCCCTTCCGCCTGACCACCAAGTCCCTGCAAAACATGCTCGGCGTGCCCCCCTTCCGCGAGGACGAGCGGGAGCGGGAGCTGCCCCCCGGCGTGGCCACCGGCCTGGCCTGGACCCCCTACGGCGGCGAGATGCTGCACGTGGAGGTGACCACCATGAAGGGCAAGGGCAAGCTGACCCTCACCGGCCAGCTCGGCGAGGTCATGAAGGAGTCCGCCCAGGCGGCCATGTCCTACGCGCGGGCCAAGGCCAAGGAGCTGGGCATCGACCCCGAGTTCAACGAGAACCGGGACATCCACATCCACGTGCCCGCCGGAGCCACGCCCAAGGACGGCCCCTCCGCGGGCATCACCCTGGTCACGGCCCTCATCTCGGCCCTCACCGGCCAGGGCGTCTGCAACGAGACGGCCATGACCGGAGAGATCACCCTGCGCGGCCGCGTGCTGCCCGTGGGCGGCATCAAGGAGAAAATCCTGGCTGCGGTGGCCGCGGGCATGAAGACGGTCATCATTCCCAAGCAAAACGAGAAGGACCTGCAGGACGTGCCCAACGAACTGCGTCGCAAGATCAAGATACACACCGTGGAAAAGATCGACGAAGTCTGGCCGCTGGCCTGCAACGCCGAGCCCGGCGAAAAGAAGGGCAAGGGCGGCAAGAAAAAGGCCGCCTAG
- the radC gene encoding RadC family protein, producing MKKPHYHGHRQRLRERLQRDPRSLADYEVLEMLLGYVLRRGDTKPLAKELLARHQNLRGVFQASPEELRQAEGFGPAMETFWHLWKEVWARLHETPARSRAVLSSPQEVSELAMARLGPSRSEEFWAALVDNKNRLLAWERVSQGTVDQAPVYPREVMALALKHEASGIVLVHNHPGGDPHPSSQDMELTRRLVRAASDLGVRILDHLVVTDDAYYSFQQEGML from the coding sequence GTGAAGAAGCCCCACTACCACGGCCACCGCCAGCGTCTGCGCGAACGGCTGCAGCGCGACCCGCGCTCCCTGGCGGACTACGAGGTGCTGGAGATGCTCCTGGGCTACGTGCTGCGGCGCGGCGACACAAAGCCCCTGGCCAAGGAGCTGCTGGCCCGCCACCAGAACCTGCGCGGCGTCTTCCAGGCCTCGCCCGAGGAACTGCGGCAGGCGGAGGGCTTCGGTCCGGCCATGGAGACCTTCTGGCACCTGTGGAAGGAGGTCTGGGCCCGGCTGCACGAGACCCCGGCCCGCAGCCGGGCGGTGCTCTCCTCGCCGCAGGAGGTGTCCGAACTGGCCATGGCCCGGCTGGGTCCCTCCCGCTCCGAAGAGTTCTGGGCCGCTTTGGTGGACAACAAAAACCGCTTGCTGGCCTGGGAGCGGGTGAGCCAGGGCACGGTGGACCAGGCCCCGGTCTACCCCCGCGAGGTAATGGCCCTGGCGCTTAAGCACGAGGCCTCGGGCATCGTTCTGGTGCACAACCACCCCGGCGGCGACCCACACCCCTCATCCCAGGACATGGAGCTGACCCGCCGCCTGGTGCGGGCCGCCTCCGACCTGGGCGTACGCATTCTGGACCACTTGGTGGTCACCGACGACGCCTACTACTCCTTCCAGCAGGAAGGCATGCTTTAG
- a CDS encoding acylphosphatase, which produces MLTVHGIVRGRVQGVCFRDFTRGAADSLGVSGWVRNVPDGTVEFLASGGEDAVRAFMDKVRQGPPASRVEGVDADERPGAEASGGFEVRR; this is translated from the coding sequence ATGCTGACTGTTCACGGAATCGTCCGCGGCCGCGTGCAGGGCGTCTGCTTCCGGGACTTCACCCGGGGCGCGGCGGACTCGCTGGGCGTCTCCGGCTGGGTGCGCAACGTGCCGGACGGCACGGTGGAGTTTTTGGCCTCCGGCGGGGAGGACGCCGTGCGGGCGTTTATGGACAAGGTGCGGCAGGGACCGCCCGCCTCCCGCGTGGAGGGGGTGGATGCGGACGAACGCCCCGGCGCGGAGGCCAGCGGCGGTTTCGAGGTGCGCAGATAG
- the leuS gene encoding leucine--tRNA ligase yields the protein MGFGKYDFDDIERRWQDEWRGKNLFSAPNQSDKPKYYVLEMFPYPSGRIHMGHVRVYTIGDVLARFRRMKGYNVLHPMGWDAFGMPAENAAIKNDVPPAEWTYSNIRDMRAQLDRLGFSLDWNREVTTCRPEYYRWEQLFFLQFLEKGLIYRKKAPVNWCPSCNTVLANEQVEDGLCWRCDATVERQELEQWFLRITDYADELLEWLDKLGEGWPERVLAMQRNWIGKSYGSELTFEIDGGHQTTVFTTRPDTLAGATFMSLAPEHPLVPELVRGTGHQAEVEAFASRIRNMDRLKRASDDLEKEGVFTGAYCENPVTGEKMPIWVANFVLMEYGTGAVMAVPAHDQRDFEFATKYDLPIRTVIEPEDGLPEPLAEAYTGPGKLVNSGRFDGLDNEDAKESITAWLAETGRGRQTVNYRLRDWNISRQRYWGAPIPVLYCDTCGVKPVPAAELPVTLPEDLRTLSDGRSPLPESEEFLRAECPKCGGEARRETDTMDTFMESSWYFMRYCDAQNGDEPFSTQALEYWMPVDQYIGGIEHAILHLLYARFFVKALRDLGYTVQDEPFKALLTQGMVLKDGAKMSKSKGNVVSPDEMVKRFGADTTRLFTLFAAPPEKDLDWHDRGVEGAHRFLNRLWRLAEDLAESVEPVGACAVPPMELSARAKDVRRKEHETVMRVGRDLEKTYQFNTAVAAVMELVNELSQAREELAAGEDGRFAMSSALATTLTLLSPMTPHIAQELWQRLGFEGLVSEKDWPEHDEAALKRDEITVVVQVNGKLRGRIDVPADAPSEEVEKVAMADENVARHLEDVTVRKVIVVPGKLVNIVVA from the coding sequence ATGGGCTTCGGCAAATACGACTTCGACGACATCGAGCGGCGCTGGCAGGACGAGTGGCGCGGGAAGAACCTCTTCAGCGCGCCCAACCAATCGGACAAGCCCAAGTACTACGTGCTGGAGATGTTCCCCTATCCCTCTGGGCGCATCCACATGGGGCACGTGCGCGTCTACACCATCGGCGACGTGCTGGCGCGTTTTAGGCGCATGAAGGGCTACAACGTCCTGCACCCCATGGGCTGGGACGCCTTCGGCATGCCCGCGGAGAACGCGGCCATCAAGAACGACGTGCCCCCGGCCGAGTGGACCTACTCCAACATCCGCGACATGCGCGCCCAGCTGGACCGCCTCGGCTTCTCCCTGGACTGGAACCGCGAAGTGACCACCTGCCGCCCCGAATACTACCGCTGGGAGCAGCTCTTCTTCCTGCAGTTCCTGGAGAAGGGGCTGATCTATCGTAAAAAAGCGCCGGTCAACTGGTGCCCCTCCTGCAACACCGTGCTGGCCAACGAGCAGGTGGAGGACGGGCTGTGCTGGCGCTGCGACGCCACCGTGGAGCGGCAGGAGCTGGAGCAGTGGTTCCTGCGCATCACCGACTACGCGGACGAGCTTCTGGAGTGGCTGGACAAGCTGGGTGAGGGCTGGCCCGAGCGCGTGCTGGCCATGCAGCGCAACTGGATCGGCAAGTCCTACGGCTCGGAGCTGACCTTCGAAATCGACGGCGGCCACCAGACCACGGTCTTCACCACCCGCCCCGACACCCTGGCCGGGGCCACCTTCATGTCCCTGGCGCCGGAGCACCCCCTGGTGCCCGAGCTGGTGCGCGGCACCGGGCACCAGGCCGAAGTGGAGGCCTTCGCCAGCCGCATCCGCAACATGGACCGGCTCAAGCGCGCCTCCGACGACCTGGAGAAGGAGGGCGTCTTCACCGGGGCTTACTGCGAGAACCCGGTCACAGGCGAGAAGATGCCCATCTGGGTGGCCAACTTCGTGCTCATGGAGTACGGCACCGGCGCGGTCATGGCCGTGCCCGCCCACGACCAGCGCGACTTCGAATTCGCCACCAAGTACGACCTGCCCATCCGCACGGTCATCGAACCGGAGGACGGCCTGCCCGAGCCCCTGGCCGAGGCCTACACCGGGCCCGGCAAGTTGGTGAACTCCGGCCGCTTCGACGGGCTGGACAACGAGGATGCCAAGGAGAGTATCACCGCCTGGCTGGCCGAGACCGGCCGGGGGCGGCAGACGGTCAACTACCGCCTGCGCGACTGGAACATCTCCCGGCAGCGCTACTGGGGCGCGCCCATCCCGGTGCTGTACTGCGACACATGCGGCGTGAAGCCCGTGCCCGCCGCCGAGTTGCCCGTGACCCTGCCCGAGGACCTGCGCACCCTGTCCGACGGCCGTTCCCCTCTGCCCGAGTCCGAGGAGTTCCTCCGCGCCGAGTGCCCGAAGTGCGGGGGGGAAGCCCGGCGCGAGACCGACACCATGGACACCTTCATGGAGTCCAGCTGGTACTTCATGCGCTACTGCGACGCCCAAAACGGGGACGAGCCCTTCTCCACCCAGGCGCTGGAGTACTGGATGCCTGTGGACCAGTACATTGGCGGCATCGAACACGCCATCCTGCACCTGCTCTACGCCCGCTTCTTCGTCAAGGCGCTGCGCGACCTGGGCTACACCGTGCAGGACGAGCCCTTCAAGGCGCTGCTCACCCAGGGCATGGTGCTCAAGGACGGGGCCAAGATGTCCAAGTCCAAGGGCAACGTGGTCTCCCCGGACGAAATGGTGAAGCGCTTCGGCGCGGACACCACCCGCCTCTTCACCCTCTTCGCCGCGCCCCCGGAAAAGGACCTGGACTGGCACGACCGGGGCGTGGAGGGCGCGCACCGCTTCCTCAACCGCCTCTGGCGGCTGGCCGAGGACCTGGCCGAGTCCGTGGAGCCGGTGGGGGCCTGCGCCGTTCCGCCCATGGAGCTTTCCGCCCGCGCCAAGGACGTGCGCCGCAAGGAGCACGAAACCGTCATGCGCGTGGGACGCGACCTGGAGAAGACCTACCAGTTCAACACCGCGGTGGCCGCGGTCATGGAGCTGGTCAACGAATTATCCCAGGCCCGCGAGGAGCTTGCCGCCGGCGAGGACGGCCGCTTCGCCATGTCCTCCGCCCTGGCCACCACCCTCACCCTGCTCTCGCCCATGACCCCGCACATCGCCCAGGAGTTGTGGCAACGGCTGGGCTTCGAGGGGCTGGTCTCGGAAAAGGACTGGCCCGAGCACGACGAGGCCGCGCTCAAGCGTGACGAGATCACCGTGGTCGTCCAGGTCAATGGCAAGCTGCGCGGCCGCATCGACGTGCCCGCAGACGCTCCCAGCGAGGAAGTGGAGAAGGTGGCCATGGCCGACGAGAACGTGGCCCGCCACCTGGAGGACGTCACGGTGCGCAAGGTCATCGTGGTCCCTGGCAAACTGGTGAACATCGTTGTAGCCTAG
- the ribH gene encoding 6,7-dimethyl-8-ribityllumazine synthase — protein sequence MPHLKTVEGQLDAKGLRFALVAGRFNEFVVDKLVGGAVDYLTRHGADRDNITLVRVPGAFELPLAAKRLAGKGEYDAVICLGAIIRGATPHFDYVAAECSKGLAQVMMDSGLPVGFGVLTCDSLEQAVERAGSKAGNKGVEAAAAALEMVRVVEQL from the coding sequence ATGCCGCACCTGAAAACCGTGGAAGGGCAACTGGACGCCAAGGGCCTGCGTTTCGCGCTGGTGGCGGGACGCTTCAACGAGTTCGTGGTGGACAAGCTGGTGGGCGGCGCGGTGGACTACCTCACCCGCCACGGCGCGGACCGCGACAACATCACCCTGGTCCGCGTGCCGGGAGCCTTCGAGCTGCCCCTGGCCGCCAAGCGGCTGGCCGGAAAGGGCGAGTACGACGCCGTCATCTGCCTGGGCGCCATCATCCGCGGGGCCACCCCCCATTTCGACTACGTGGCCGCCGAGTGCTCCAAGGGCCTGGCCCAGGTCATGATGGACTCCGGCCTGCCCGTGGGCTTCGGCGTTTTGACCTGCGACTCCCTGGAGCAGGCCGTGGAGCGCGCCGGTTCCAAGGCGGGCAACAAGGGCGTGGAGGCCGCGGCCGCCGCCCTGGAGATGGTCCGCGTGGTGGAGCAGCTGTAG